In the Raphanus sativus cultivar WK10039 unplaced genomic scaffold, ASM80110v3 Scaffold4763, whole genome shotgun sequence genome, ACTCTCTCTCATTGTGCTCAGCCTCAAGACtccattcttcttctccattttcTTAAAGCTAAACCTTCTCCATCAGGTCAATTTTCTCTCTAGTTTTCTACAGAATTGATTATTATTTcttatacataaatatgatttGTTCTCTATGAACTATAGCTACCGGAGAAGAGGAAACATGTGACAAACATACAACTTCCAAAGCTTATCAAAAAGTCTCAACCTTGAGAAACATTTGCGAGCTAAAAAGACCTGAGGTTCATAATATGTCTcttcattaattattttttttgaattacaaatataacatatattactaaaagaaaacatgttataaGTTCAATATGTATGCATCTTCTTGagcataattttgttttttcttagaCAAGTCCTCCTACTTTAATATCTAAAAAGGCTTCAATCAATAATTTGTTGAGTTAGGTGAAGACAGAGATGGTGGTTGTACAAGGTGAGGAGAAAGGTCCGACTATAGTAAAAGAGGCAAGAGAACGTGGAGCGTCCTTACTAGTTCTAGGCCAGAAGAAACAGCATGCCACTTGGCGACTACTAATGATATGGGCCTCACAGGCCAGACCATTGACCAAAACCGACACCGTAGAGTATTGCATTA is a window encoding:
- the LOC108825806 gene encoding uncharacterized protein LOC108825806; the encoded protein is MGKKEGFFLNRLRAHVRVQPPTTTSHHGCSQEPPNASAETKGRRIIVVVDSCSESKNALLWTLSHCAQPQDSILLLHFLKAKPSPSATGEEETCDKHTTSKAYQKVSTLRNICELKRPEVKTEMVVVQGEEKGPTIVKEARERGASLLVLGQKKQHATWRLLMIWASQARPLTKTDTVEYCINNAPCMAIAVRKRGKKVGGYTLTTKRHKDFWLLA